The Hymenobacter oligotrophus genome segment TAAGCTGAGCGCCGCTGCCACGGATACTGCTGAGGCAACGCCGGATCTGGAGCTGGAAGTGTACCTGCGCAATGCTCCCGAAGTGCTGCAGCACGCCCTAGGTGTTACCAACGAATTGGGCGCGGCCATAGCAGCTACTTCGGCACCGGTAGGCTTCCTAGGTTATGTCCGCCTGAAGCAGCTACACCAGCACCGCGATGCGCTACGCGCCGCCGGCGCATTCGTGGCCCGCACGGGCAAAACACGGCAAGCGGTTGCTCAGCCGCCGCAACTAGCCACCGAGCTTGTGGCCGAATAACCCGAACGGGCTGCCTACCTAGGCAGCCCGTTCGGGTTATTGCAAGATGATGGTTCGGCCCTGCAGCCCTTCGCCGCTGAGGTAATAAGCACCCTCGGGCAGGTTGCCGCGCGGAATCAGCATACGCGGCTTGTCCCACAGAAAGCGGCGCACCACGCGGCCTTGCGTATCAATCAACTCTACTTGCCGGGGCTTGAATACCGGCTGGCCAGTTGCCTCCAGCACGATGAGTTGCTGGGCGGGCACTGGGTAGATCTGCAATTCGCTGGCTTGGCGGTTGCTTGGGGCGGCGCTCAGCACCGTACCCGGCTGGCGCAGCAACGGCCGCAAAAAAGCCCGTACGGTCTGGTAAGTCGTGTCGAAATACGCGACACTGCTGGGGCTGCTGCCGTTGTAGGGCACGTGCGGCGCGTTGCTCAAGGTGCGCAGCACGTTGGGTATACCTAGGGCATCGGCGCGTGGCTTAATAACACCGCTGCCAAAAAGCCGGGGCGAAGCGGCGTAGCCCCAAGCTTTGCCTACGCCGTAGGGCACCACGCCATCGGCGGTGCCGTGCACGCTGCACAGGGGCACGTTGCCGGGCTCGAGCCAGCTTAGGCTACCTAGGGCGCCGCACAAATTAATAACACCTGCTACCCGACTGCTGTAACCGAGATTGCCGCTGTTGCCCTCGAGGCCGCCTAACGAGTTCAGGTTGATGTACGAAGGCACTTCGCTGGGCTTATCGAGGTAACCAACTTGCAGGGCCATGAATCCGCCCGCCGACGAACCGGCGGCAAAAATGTAGCTCGGGTGCACACGGTATTGGCGCGCAGTGGCTGCATCGCGCCGGAAAAACCGGATGGAGGCCCGCATATCCTGCGTGGCGCGCAGGGCGGCTTGGCCTACGTTGAGGCTATCAAGCGGAAAGAAACCTAGGCGGTAATCGATGCTGGCAGCCACGTAGCCTAGCTGGGCCATGCGCGTGCAAATGGCGTTCATGAACGCATCGTCGCGGTTGCCGGTGAGAAAAGCGCCTTCGTGAGCAAACACAATAAGCGGGCGTCGGCGCACGGTGTCGCCGGTGGGCTCGTAGAGGTTTAGGCGCAGTACCTGGGTAGTGCCGCTGAGGTTGGCCGCCGAGCCGTATTCCACCCCGCGCGTAACGGTTACCTGCTGAAAGCGCGGCTGCCAGTAGCGGCCACCTGTAGTATCGATTTGCGCTAGCACGGGGTAGCACCCCAGCAGCAACATAACCCAGGCAAGGAGTAGCTGTTTCATGGCCAACAACGTGAGCTTTAGCGTACGGCAATAAGCGGCATCGGTAGCATACTACCGCATTCTTCGGCGTAGGTTTGCAGCTCAGCTCTCCTTGCCATGCCTACTACGCCTCCTGCGCTCCGCCCCCACGACCGGGTAGCCATTGTGTGCCCCGCCCGCAAAGTTTCGCACGATGAACTTGCCGCCGCCATTGCCGTGCTCGAAAGCTGGGACCTGGAGGTAGTGCTGGGCGAAACAGTGGCCGCCGAGCATCACCAGTTTGCCGGCCCCGACGAAGTGCGCATCCGCGACTTTCAGCGGCAGCTCGACGACCCCAGCATCCGGGCAATCCTGTGCGCCCGCGGCGGCTACGGCACCCCGCGCATCATCGACCACCTCGATTTTTCGCGCTTTGCCGAGCAGCCGAAGTGGATTGCAGGCTTCTCCGACATTACCACCCTCAACTGCCACCTGCTGGCCCTAGGTCACGAGAGCATTCATGGCGTAATGCCACTGCTGTTCAATCAGCCTGGCGGCGAGTTGGCCCTCGAAAGCCTGCGCCGGGCTTTGTTTGGCGAGCCGGTGAGCTACACAGCCCCCGCGCACGCACTCAACCGCCTAGGTACTGCCGAGGGCGAGCTGATTGGCGGCAACCTTAGCCTGCTGCAAACCCTCAGCGGTACGCCCTCCGACTGCCCCACCGCCGGCCGTATTCTGTTTCTGGAGGATATCGATGAGTACCTCTACAACGTCGACCGCATGATGGTGCACCTCGACCGCTCGGGCAAGCTGCGCGACTTGGCTGGCTTGGTAGTCGGGCACTTCACCAACCCACAGGACAACGCCATTCCGTTCGGCCAAACCAGCTACGAAATCATCGACAGCTACGCCCGCAAGTACCAGTTTCCGGTGGCCTACAACTTCCCCGTAGGCCACGAGCCCGAGAACATGGCCCTGATTTGCGGCCGCCGCGCCCGGCTGGTAGTTACTGAAGCCGGCACTCGGTTGGAGTACGCTGGGAGTGCCGTAGCGCGGACTTTGTAGTCCGCGTCCGCGGATAGTAATTTCTGACCTATGGCGGCGCGTATAGCGCAGGCTTGGCTACGCCTTCCTGCGGTTCAGCCCGCGCTACACGCGCCGCCAGTTCTAGTAGAAACAGCGGCGCCCGTTCAGACTGATACTGAACGGGCGCCGCTGTTTTGTAGCTCTGTCAACGCTACTCTTGGTACAACGTCGTCAGCACCGTTTGGCCCACGGCTTTCAGCGTGTTGCGGTCGATGATGCTCATGTTGTCCTGGGTGGTGTGGTGGTACGGCGGGAAGTACTCCTGGCCGAAAGGCACGTGGTCGATGATGTCGATGGTGCGCACGCCGGCTTGGTTCGTGAACACGTGGTCGTCGGTGATGCCGGGCGAGTCCTGTGCAATAAAGTAGTCGGAGTAACCCAGGCGGCCAGCTATGTTCCACACCTTGCCCACCACGTCGTTGGCGTACTGGCGCGAAATCTCCTCGCGCGAGAACCGGGCGCCCTTCGCCCCTACCATATCCAGCAGAATGCCGTACTCGGCCTTGTAGTTGGCGGGCATCTTGTTTTTGGCCCAGTACTGCGAACCTAGGCACCAGCTTTCGAGGCCTTGCGCGGCCAGCTTGTTTTCCCTACTGCCCTGCGTGGAGGTGTCGTGGCCGTAGTCTTCGGCATCGAACAAAATGATATCGACGCCCACCGTGGGCTGCAGCGAATCGGGCTGGGCGGCTAGCTGCCGGGCAATTTCCAGGGTTACGGCCACGCCCGAGGCCCCGTCGTTGGCGCCATCAAAAGGCACGTTGGGCGTTTGCTTGTCCTTGTCGGCAAAGGGGCGGGTATCCCAGTGGGCAAACAGCGCCACCCGGCGTGCCGCTGTGGGGTTGAAACGGGCAATGATGTTGCGGCTGCGCAGCATCGTGCCATCGAAGGCCATGGTGGTAAAAGGCTGCTCCTGCACCTGCAGGCCCATTTTGCGGAACTGGCCAATAATCCAGTCGCCGGCCTGGGTGTGCGCCTTGGAATTGGGCACCCGCGGCCCAAAGCTCACCTGCTTGGCCGTGTACTGGTAGGCCGAATCGGCGCTGAATACCGGTGCCTTGCGCAACGGCGGCTCGGCGGTGGTTTCGGCTTCGGAGGCAGCGGGCTTTTTATCGGGGCAGGCCGTAAGCAGCACCGTAGCAGCAAGCAAAGCGGCAGGGCGCCACAACAGGCGCAGGTAGTTGCGGGTCATGTAAGTCAATCAGAAACTATATCAAGTAAGAGCGTCATGCTCAGCAAGCTCAGCATGACGCTCAAAAAACGCAGTTAAGATGCGGCACGCTATTCTTCGTACGCCCAATCGACGCCGGCTTTGGTGTCCTTTACCAGAATGCCCTGCTCCTTGAGGGCCGCCCGAATGACATCGACCTTGGCGTAGTCTTTGGCGGCTTTGGCCTCTTGGTAGAACTGCAGCGTCAAGCCCAACAGTTCCTCGGCGTTGGCGCGGGGCTCGTCGCGTAAACCCAGAATATCCTGCACCAGCGTACGGAATGCCAACGTAGCCTCGCCCAGGGCCGCCTCGCCTACCTGAGCAAGCGTGGCCGGTTGGTTGTAGTACCCGTTGAACTTGCGCAGCAGGTTGAACAGCGAGGCAATGCAGCGCGCCGTATTCAGGTCGTCGTTCAGGCCCACGTAGCAATCGGCCACCAGCTTGCGCAGCTCGGCATCGGCTTCCTCGGTTTCGGGGGCGCGCTCGGTGCCTTCGGGCAGGTTGAGGCGCTCGATCTGGCGCAGGCCGTTCATCAGCTTGCGGTAGCCTTTGCGGGCCGCCTGTAGGCCTTCATCCGAAATATCGACGGTGCTGCGGTAGTGCGCCTGCAGCAGGAAGAAGCGCACCACCATGGGCGAGTACGGTTGTGAAAGCAGCGCGTGCTGGCCGGCAAACAACTCCGAGATGGTGATAAAGTTGCCGAAAGACTTGCTCATCTTCTGGCCGTTCACCGTAATCATGTTGTTGTGCAGCCACACGCGGGCCTCGTCGGTATGCGAGTGGCTGGCTTGGCTTTGCGCAATTTCGCACTCGTGGTGCGGAAACATCAGGTCGAGGCCGCCGCCGTGGATGTCCGACACCTGCCCTAGGTACTTGCGGCTCATGGCCGAGCACTCGAGGTGCCAGCCCGGGAAGCCTTCGCCCCAGGGCGAGGGCCAGCGCATGAGGTGGCGCTCGTCGGCACGCTTCCAGAGGGCAAAATCCAGGGGACTGCGCTTTTCATCTTGCCCGGCGAGGTTCTCGCGCGAGCCCGAAAGCAGCTCCTCCGGCACACGGCCCGACAGCTTGCCGTAGTTGTTGCCGGAGCTGTTGTACTTGGGCACATCGAAGTACACCGAGCCGTTCGCCTCGTAAGCGAAGCCGTTGCTGATGATTTCTTCGATAAGCTGAATTTGTTCGATGATGTGCCCCGTGGCCAGCGGCTCGATATCGGGCGGCATGCAACCTAGGGCGTCCATGTGGCGGCGGTAGCGGTTGGCATACTCTTGTGCCACCTGCATGGGCTCTACTTGCTGGGCGCGGGCCCGCTTGCTGATTTTGTCTTCGCCCTCATCGGCGTCGCCTTCCAGGTGGCCCACGTCGGTGATGTTGCGCACGTAGCGCACGGTGTAGCCTAGGTGGCGCAGGTAGCGCGTAAGCACATCAAACACCACCGGGCCGCGGGCGTTGCCCACGTGCGCCTCCGAGTACACCGTAGGGCCGCACAAGTACACACCCACAAAGGGCGAGTGCAGCGGTTCGAACGGTTCTTTGCGGCGCGTGAGCGTATTGTGGAGCGACAGTGGGTGTTGCATGGGGCGAAATTATCAATTACCAATGAGCAATGAAGAATGTGCAATTGTTCCTCCAGCCTAGCTGCCCATTGTTAATTGTTCATTATTCATCGTTCATTAATCTTCAGCCGGTACGTGGCCTCAATCGGGAAGTGGTCGGAGTACGGAATGTCGCGCCGTACTCGGCAGCTCAGCACCTGCCACTGCGGGCTGGCAAATTGGTTGTCGATGCGCACGAAGGGCAGCTTGCCGTTGTAGCTGGCGCCCACGCCTAGGCCGGCAGTGGCCCAGGCGTTCTGCATGTTATCAGCCAATTGGTCGTAGGTGTAGCTGTAGGGCAGGTCGTTCAGGTCGCCGCAGAGCAGCACGGGGTAGCGGCTGGCCTCGATGCGCCGCACCAGCGTATCGACCTGCACGCTGCGCCGTACCATGCCGCGCTTTAGGCGCCGCATCAGCCCAAGGCCTTTGGCCTTGAGGCCAGCTTTGCTCGAGTAGCTGTCCACGATATCCTGCTCGTCTAGGCTCATGCTTTGCAGGTGGGCGTTGAACACGCGGATGGTGTCGCCCTGCGGCAGGCGCAAATCGGCCCACATGGCGTGGTTTTGCGTGAGTTTGCCAAACTGAATAACCCCGCGCCGCACAATGGGGAAGCGCGAGAATATGGCCATGCCAAACTTGGCGCCAACGCTGTTGGTAAGCGTGGTGGAAACGAAACTTTCGCGGCCGCTGAGCCGGCCAATTTGGCGCTCGGTATTGAACACCACGCCGTCGGCGGTGGGTTTGGGCTCGGTGTAAAATTCCTGCAGGCACAGCACGTCGGCGGGGTGCGCGGCCAACCACTTAATCATGGTTTTGGAGGAGTGCAGGTTGGCATCGCGCAGTTGCGGGTACACATTAAAAATGCGCACGTTGGAGCTGAGCAGGCGCACGGTGGCGGGCGCTTGCGCGTCGGGGCCGAAGGGGTGCAGCGCCAACCCGCGCATAAGGTGCGGCCAGGTAAGCAGCGCCACCGCCAAAGGCAGCAATGCCACGGGCCAGCGGCGCATCAGCCAATACACCAACATGGCTGCGTTGAGGGCCAATGCCCCCGGCAACGACAGCGCAATAAAAGCCGCGGGCCAAAACAACCTAGGCGGCACCTGGGTGCATCCTATGGCTACCAACAGCCACGCCACAACCAGTAAAGTGAACTTGAAAGCTAATGAACGACGCACCGATACCAACCAAGCTTGGAGCTGCAAACCTACAATGCAATTTGGCGCCTCCCACATCTGCATGCGATGTGCACAATAAGGCCGCCGGTTCGTCGTACCTTCATGTCGATATTTTAGTTGCCTAGTTGCCTCCGCTATGTTGCTTTCTACCCTTTACCGGGCCGGCTTTGCCTTAGGCTGTATGCTGCTGCCCCTCACTATGCTAGCTTCAGCGCCGCCCGAGCGCAGCCTCGAGTTTATCGAAAACAAAGGCCAGTGGGATGCACGCGCCCGGTACGCCGCGCCGCTGCCGGCCGGGGGGCGCATGTTTGTGGAGCCGGGCGGGCTCACCTACTCGCTTTTCGACCCTGCGGCTTTTAAACACGGCCACGGCCCCGATGCGGGCAAAAGTGTCGCGCTACCTCCTCAGCAAGACACTCGGATAAAAGCCCACGCCTACCGCATGCGCTTTGTGGGCGCCCGCAAAGGCACCACGCTCGAGCCCATTGAGGCAACCAAGGAAGTGCGCAACTACCTCCTAGGTGCCGACCCGAAAAAGTGGGCCAGCAACGTGGGCAGCTACCGCGAGTTGCGCTACCGCGGGCTGTGGCCGGGCATCGACGCGCACCTGTACGAAAACAAGCAGGGCCTGTTTGAATACGACTTTGAGCTGCAGCCCAAGGCCGACCCAGCAGTGATTAAGCTGCGCTACGAAGGCGCCGATGCCATTCGGCTTCGGGCCGACGGTGCCTTGGAGATAAAAACCTCCGTCGGCACCGTAACGGAGCTGGCGCCGCGGGCGTGGCAGGTGGGGGCGGGCGGGGAGCGGGAGCCGGTGGCCTGCCGCTACGCCTTGCGCGGGCAGGAAGTAAGCTTCGCGCTGGGCCGCTACGACCGGCAGCGCCCCTTGCTGATCGACCCCACCGTCGTCTTCTCCACCTTCACCGGGGCCACGGCCGACAACTGGGGCTTCACGGCCACCTACGACCCGCAAGGCAACATGTACTCCGGAGGCATCGCCGATGGCTCGGGCTACCCAACGTCCTCGGGGGCGTACGACACCAGTTTTGGCGGCGTGTGGGACATTGCCATCATCAAGTATAACACGGCCACCACGGGTGCCGCCTCGCGCGTGTGGGCCACCTACCTAGGCGGCAGTGCCATGGAGGCCCCGCACAGCATGGTGGTGAACAGCCGCGGCGAGCTGATCATTCTCGGCTCTACCTCGTCGAGCAACTACCCAACAACCAGCAGCGCCCACGACCGCAGCTTTGCCGGGGGCCGCAACTTTGCAGCCAACGGACTGCCCTACGCAAACGGAGTTGATATTGTGGTAACGCGGCTGAACGCGGCCGGCTCGGGGCTGCTGGGCTCGACGTTTGTGGGCGGCACCAGCAACGACGGCGTACTCGAATCGATTACCTTGGCCAATAACTACGGCGACCAGTTTCGGGGCGACGTAATCGTGGATGCCAACGACAACATTTACTTTGCTTCGAGCACTAGCAGCGCCTCTAACAGCACCGGTTCCAACAACTTCCCGGTGGTGCGCGGTTTCCGCAACAGCTACCAAGGCGGCTCCTCCGATGCGGTGGTGTGTAAGCTCAACGCCGACCTCTCGACCTTGCTGTGGAGCACCTTTTTGGGAGGCGCCAACAGCGACGCAGCTTACTCCATTCAGTTGAACGCGGCCGGAGAGGTGTACGTATCGGGCGGCACCAACAGCGACAACATCGGCAATACCAACGGGGCCTACTTTGCTACGCGCCGCGGCGACATCGACGGGTTTATTGCGCGCATTGGCGCCGCGGGCAATCAGCCCAGCCTGGAGCGCGTAACGTACCTCGGCACTTCGGCCTACGATCAAGCCTTCTTTATCCAGCTCGATGACCAGGGCGGGGTGTATACCCTAGGCCAGACGCGCGGCACCGTGCCGGTAACCAGCGGGGTGTACAGCAACGCCAACGGCAAGCAGTTCATCCAAAAGCTTACCCCCGACCTATCGACGCTGCTCATCAGCACCACTTTTGGCTCGGGCCGGTCGGCACCCGACCTTTCGCCGACTGCCTTCTTGGTAGACCAATGCGAGCGGATTTACGTGTGTGGCTGGGGTGGCACCAACAACGTGGGCAACGGCAATGTGGCGGGCCTCATTACCACGGCCAATGCTATGCAGCGCACTTCCGATGGCAACGACTTCTACCTGATTCAGTTTGCGCCCTACGCCACCGCGGTGGAGTACGCAACGTATTTTGGCGGCACAGAGGGGCGCGGCGAGCACGTCGACGGGGGCACCTCGCGCTTCGACCGCCGCGGATTTGTGTACCAGGCCGTGTGCGGCGGCTGCGGCGGCAGCTCCTCCTTTCCGATGCCTCCTGGTGCGGGCAATTACTCCAACCGCAACAACTCCGGTAACTGCAACAACGCCGCGTTCAAAATTGATTTCGGCATAAACGCGGCGGTAGCGGGCCCAAACCAAAACATCTGTATCGATGCCACTCCGCTGCGCCTAGGTGGCCAGCCCTCCGGCGGCACCTGGACGGGCACGGGGGTAACGGGCTCGGTGGCTGCGGGCTTTACGTTTACGCCCTCGGCAGCCCAAGCCGGCACGCACAAGCTCACCTACTCGGTAGCCAGCACCGGCACCTGCGTAACCACCAGCACGCTCGACATGACGGTGGTACCGATTAGCACCATCAACTTTGCGCCGGTGGGCGCGGCTTGCGTCAACGGCAACTCGGTGACGCTTACCGCCACGCCAGCTGGCGGTACGTTCTCGGGCCCCGGCGTATCGGGCACCACATTCTCGCCCGCTGCTGCGGGCACGGGCACCCATACCATTACCTACACCTTGCCGGCGCCGCTGTGCGGCAGCACTACCCAGCGCGTAGTGGTGAGCCCCACCCCGCAGGTAGCAGCCGGCCCCGACACCGCCTTGTGCAGCTTTCAGCGCGCGCCCTACATGCTGAAGGGGGCCTCGCCGGCCGGGGGCACCTGGAGCGGCCCGGGCTGCACGCCGCAGGGCATGTTTACGCCGCCCGCCGGGCTGTATGGCCCCGTAATGCTAACCTACAGCTACACCAGCACCGACGGCTGCACCCAAACGGCACAGCGCCGCGTGATGCTCGTGCCGGAAAACCGCACCAACGTGCCGCTGCAGCTGCCCGACTGCCCCCTTACCCCCCGCCGCAGCGAGGGCATGCCGGCCTACACCGGACTAGCGCCGTTTACGCACGTCTTCAATCACGACATGCTTTTTGCCAGCCGCTACAGTTGGGATTTTGGCGACGGCACCACCAGCACCGAGCAGTTTCCGACGCACACCTACGACAAGCCCGGCACCTACCAGGTAAGCTTTGCGGCTTACTACAACGGCAACTGCGAGTCAAAAACGGTGTTTGCGCCGGTGTACGTCGGCACGCCTTTCGTCCCGAACATCATCACGCCCAACGCCGACGGCCAAAACGATGCGTTTGAGCAGCGCCTCAGCTGCCTGCCCGTTACGCTGAAGGTGTTTTCGCGCTGGGGCAAGGAGGTATACAGCACCGCCAATTACCAAAACAACTGGAACGGCGGCACGCTGCCCGACGGCGTGTACTACTACCACTTGGTAGATACCGAAGGACGCAAAGCCAAGGGCTGGCTGGAAATCCGGCGCTAGCAGGCGGCCCCACGGCCGGCGGCAGCCTTGCACGGGCGGTATGGGTAGCACCCTGCCGCCTGTTTTGCTTTTATCACCTAGGGCCGGGCACCCGCCAGCGCCCGGCCCTGCGTGCCGTAGCGCACTTGGTAGCCAAGCAACAAGCCAAACAGCGGGATAACCGGGCGCGCTAAAATTCTTCGGGCCAACGCCGTAGCAGTGTGTAGCTTTGCCCAATTATCTACCAAGTTGTGGGCCGGGCACAAGGTTAATCAAGTGCTCGGGGCCAAACTGCTTTGTTTATTCGATGCTTTCTTCGGCCTGGTACCGAAGCCTTGTGGCTTGTTGGCTTTTGTTATTGATTGATGCCGCCCCAGGCACCCTGTTGGCGGCCCCAGCTCCGGCGCAGCACATCGAGTTTGTTCCGAACCAAGGCCAGTGGCCGCAGCCGGTGCGCTACGTGGCGCCGCTGGTACACGGCCGCGTGTTTTTGGAAGCCACGGGCTGGACGTACGCTCTGGCCGAACCCGTCGACCCGCACGTGCGGTCGGCCCGGCCGGAGCAGGAGCAATTGCGCGCCCACGCCGTGCGCATGGAGTTTGTTGGTGCCCGTCCCCAAGCGCAGTTGCAGCCCGCCGCCCCCACCGGCGAGGTACGCAACTACCTAATCGGCAATAACCCCGACCACTGGGCCCGCCAGGTAGGCAGCTACCGCGAGCTGCGCTACCAGGGTGTGTGGCAGGACATCGACGTGCGCCTGTACGAAAACACGCGGCAGCAGCTCGAGTACGACTACGAGCTGGCCCCCGGCGCCGATGCAGCCCTGATTCGGCAACGCTACACCGGCACCGAGGAGCTGCGCCTGGGCGAAGGCGGCACGCTTCAGATCAAGACAACCCTAGGCACCGTAACGGAGCTGGCGCCGCGGGCGTGGCAGGTGGGGGCGGGCGGGGAGCGGCAGCCGGTGGCCTGCCGCTACGCCTTGCGCGGGCAGGAAGTAAGCTTCGCGCTGGGCCGCTACGACCGCGCACGCCCCCTGCTGATCGACCCCACCGTCGTGTTCTCCACCTTCACCGGGGCCACGGCCGACAACTGGGGCTTCACGGCCACCTACGACCCGCAAGGCAACATGTACTCCGGAGGCATCGCGTTCAACCTGGGCTACCCCGTTACGGCCGGCGCCTACAACACCACTTTCAACGGCAACATCGATATTGCCATCATCAAGTACAACACAGCCACCACGGGTGCCGCCTCGCGCGTGTGGGCCACCTACCTAGGCGGCAGCAGCGCCGAATACCCACAGAGTTTAGTGGTGAATAGCCGCGGCGAGCTGGTAATCCTGAGCACCACTGGCTCGGCCAACTACCCCACCACCGCAGGCGCCTTCGACCGCAGCTTTGCCGGCGGGCCGTCGGTGAGCCCTTACGGATTTGGCGACGCGCTGTATACCATGGCCCAAGGCACCGATCTGGCCATTACCAGCCTTAACGCCACCGGCTCGGCGTTGGTGGGCTCGACGTACCTAGGCGGCAACAG includes the following:
- a CDS encoding DUF7948 domain-containing protein gives rise to the protein MLLPLTMLASAPPERSLEFIENKGQWDARARYAAPLPAGGRMFVEPGGLTYSLFDPAAFKHGHGPDAGKSVALPPQQDTRIKAHAYRMRFVGARKGTTLEPIEATKEVRNYLLGADPKKWASNVGSYRELRYRGLWPGIDAHLYENKQGLFEYDFELQPKADPAVIKLRYEGADAIRLRADGALEIKTSVGTVTELAPRAWQVGAGGEREPVACRYALRGQEVSFALGRYDRQRPLLIDPTVVFSTFTGATADNWGFTATYDPQGNMYSGGIADGSGYPTSSGAYDTSFGGVWDIAIIKYNTATTGAASRVWATYLGGSAMEAPHSMVVNSRGELIILGSTSSSNYPTTSSAHDRSFAGGRNFAANGLPYANGVDIVVTRLNAAGSGLLGSTFVGGTSNDGVLESITLANNYGDQFRGDVIVDANDNIYFASSTSSASNSTGSNNFPVVRGFRNSYQGGSSDAVVCKLNADLSTLLWSTFLGGANSDAAYSIQLNAAGEVYVSGGTNSDNIGNTNGAYFATRRGDIDGFIARIGAAGNQPSLERVTYLGTSAYDQAFFIQLDDQGGVYTLGQTRGTVPVTSGVYSNANGKQFIQKLTPDLSTLLISTTFGSGRSAPDLSPTAFLVDQCERIYVCGWGGTNNVGNGNVAGLITTANAMQRTSDGNDFYLIQFAPYATAVEYATYFGGTEGRGEHVDGGTSRFDRRGFVYQAVCGGCGGSSSFPMPPGAGNYSNRNNSGNCNNAAFKIDFGINAAVAGPNQNICIDATPLRLGGQPSGGTWTGTGVTGSVAAGFTFTPSAAQAGTHKLTYSVASTGTCVTTSTLDMTVVPISTINFAPVGAACVNGNSVTLTATPAGGTFSGPGVSGTTFSPAAAGTGTHTITYTLPAPLCGSTTQRVVVSPTPQVAAGPDTALCSFQRAPYMLKGASPAGGTWSGPGCTPQGMFTPPAGLYGPVMLTYSYTSTDGCTQTAQRRVMLVPENRTNVPLQLPDCPLTPRRSEGMPAYTGLAPFTHVFNHDMLFASRYSWDFGDGTTSTEQFPTHTYDKPGTYQVSFAAYYNGNCESKTVFAPVYVGTPFVPNIITPNADGQNDAFEQRLSCLPVTLKVFSRWGKEVYSTANYQNNWNGGTLPDGVYYYHLVDTEGRKAKGWLEIRR
- a CDS encoding alpha/beta hydrolase, whose protein sequence is MKQLLLAWVMLLLGCYPVLAQIDTTGGRYWQPRFQQVTVTRGVEYGSAANLSGTTQVLRLNLYEPTGDTVRRRPLIVFAHEGAFLTGNRDDAFMNAICTRMAQLGYVAASIDYRLGFFPLDSLNVGQAALRATQDMRASIRFFRRDAATARQYRVHPSYIFAAGSSAGGFMALQVGYLDKPSEVPSYINLNSLGGLEGNSGNLGYSSRVAGVINLCGALGSLSWLEPGNVPLCSVHGTADGVVPYGVGKAWGYAASPRLFGSGVIKPRADALGIPNVLRTLSNAPHVPYNGSSPSSVAYFDTTYQTVRAFLRPLLRQPGTVLSAAPSNRQASELQIYPVPAQQLIVLEATGQPVFKPRQVELIDTQGRVVRRFLWDKPRMLIPRGNLPEGAYYLSGEGLQGRTIILQ
- a CDS encoding endonuclease/exonuclease/phosphatase family protein; the protein is MAWLLVAIGCTQVPPRLFWPAAFIALSLPGALALNAAMLVYWLMRRWPVALLPLAVALLTWPHLMRGLALHPFGPDAQAPATVRLLSSNVRIFNVYPQLRDANLHSSKTMIKWLAAHPADVLCLQEFYTEPKPTADGVVFNTERQIGRLSGRESFVSTTLTNSVGAKFGMAIFSRFPIVRRGVIQFGKLTQNHAMWADLRLPQGDTIRVFNAHLQSMSLDEQDIVDSYSSKAGLKAKGLGLMRRLKRGMVRRSVQVDTLVRRIEASRYPVLLCGDLNDLPYSYTYDQLADNMQNAWATAGLGVGASYNGKLPFVRIDNQFASPQWQVLSCRVRRDIPYSDHFPIEATYRLKINER
- a CDS encoding M28 family peptidase, which translates into the protein MTRNYLRLLWRPAALLAATVLLTACPDKKPAASEAETTAEPPLRKAPVFSADSAYQYTAKQVSFGPRVPNSKAHTQAGDWIIGQFRKMGLQVQEQPFTTMAFDGTMLRSRNIIARFNPTAARRVALFAHWDTRPFADKDKQTPNVPFDGANDGASGVAVTLEIARQLAAQPDSLQPTVGVDIILFDAEDYGHDTSTQGSRENKLAAQGLESWCLGSQYWAKNKMPANYKAEYGILLDMVGAKGARFSREEISRQYANDVVGKVWNIAGRLGYSDYFIAQDSPGITDDHVFTNQAGVRTIDIIDHVPFGQEYFPPYHHTTQDNMSIIDRNTLKAVGQTVLTTLYQE
- a CDS encoding S66 peptidase family protein — protein: MPTTPPALRPHDRVAIVCPARKVSHDELAAAIAVLESWDLEVVLGETVAAEHHQFAGPDEVRIRDFQRQLDDPSIRAILCARGGYGTPRIIDHLDFSRFAEQPKWIAGFSDITTLNCHLLALGHESIHGVMPLLFNQPGGELALESLRRALFGEPVSYTAPAHALNRLGTAEGELIGGNLSLLQTLSGTPSDCPTAGRILFLEDIDEYLYNVDRMMVHLDRSGKLRDLAGLVVGHFTNPQDNAIPFGQTSYEIIDSYARKYQFPVAYNFPVGHEPENMALICGRRARLVVTEAGTRLEYAGSAVARTL
- the cysS gene encoding cysteine--tRNA ligase; its protein translation is MQHPLSLHNTLTRRKEPFEPLHSPFVGVYLCGPTVYSEAHVGNARGPVVFDVLTRYLRHLGYTVRYVRNITDVGHLEGDADEGEDKISKRARAQQVEPMQVAQEYANRYRRHMDALGCMPPDIEPLATGHIIEQIQLIEEIISNGFAYEANGSVYFDVPKYNSSGNNYGKLSGRVPEELLSGSRENLAGQDEKRSPLDFALWKRADERHLMRWPSPWGEGFPGWHLECSAMSRKYLGQVSDIHGGGLDLMFPHHECEIAQSQASHSHTDEARVWLHNNMITVNGQKMSKSFGNFITISELFAGQHALLSQPYSPMVVRFFLLQAHYRSTVDISDEGLQAARKGYRKLMNGLRQIERLNLPEGTERAPETEEADAELRKLVADCYVGLNDDLNTARCIASLFNLLRKFNGYYNQPATLAQVGEAALGEATLAFRTLVQDILGLRDEPRANAEELLGLTLQFYQEAKAAKDYAKVDVIRAALKEQGILVKDTKAGVDWAYEE